Below is a window of Halobacillus amylolyticus DNA.
TTAGAAACTTCACCTTCACCTAAGCAGGAACCGTTAGTCATCAAAGTGACGTCAGCTCAGTGGAAATGGATTTTTCAATACCCTGAACAAGGTATTCAGACGGTGAACTATGCTTATATCCCGGTTGATGTACCGGTTAAATTTGTATTAACGTCTGCCGGTGCGATGAACTCCTTCTGGGTACCACAATTAGGAGGTCAATCATACACGATGGCAGGGATGAAAGATCAAATGTTTCTTGAGGCATCTGAAGAAGGTGTTTATAGAGGAAAAGGCGCCAATTTTACTGGAAGAAGATTTGCCGACATGAAATTTAAGGTTACGGCTGAAAGCCAACGAGATTTTAATGCCTGGGTTAAAAAAATTAAGACTACCAAACCTGAGTTAACTATAGAGCAAGCAAAACAACTTATGATACCCGGCACCGTTGGAAAAATGGCCTTCTCTTCTTATCCGGCAAACTTTAAAATGACGCAACTGAAAGAAGGTGTACAAAATGAACCTAAGCGAGATTAAGGATTTCCTTAT
It encodes the following:
- the qoxA gene encoding cytochrome aa3 quinol oxidase subunit II, whose protein sequence is MNIKIVVKYIASPLALLFILSGCSAGVLDPKGPVASTQYDLIIYSIILMSVVLVPVFIVFGYVVYKYRERPENKDYEPPEIEGNKKLEVLWTVIPIIIVTLLAVPTVKATYDLETSPSPKQEPLVIKVTSAQWKWIFQYPEQGIQTVNYAYIPVDVPVKFVLTSAGAMNSFWVPQLGGQSYTMAGMKDQMFLEASEEGVYRGKGANFTGRRFADMKFKVTAESQRDFNAWVKKIKTTKPELTIEQAKQLMIPGTVGKMAFSSYPANFKMTQLKEGVQNEPKRD